A single Marinitoga aeolica DNA region contains:
- a CDS encoding sodium-dependent transporter translates to MARQKWGSRWAFVLAAIGSAAGLGNAWRFPYMAYQNGGGAFYIPYFVALFIAGIPILMAEFAIGQGFQSSAPKALGKVSKNAEFIGWWAVITGSIITFYYNVIMAWIFNYLYHSLGVAWKNDPKGFFFGDFLKLTDGPGQLGGLRWPIVIGLLISWLWIYMILRKGTESVGKTVMWTVPLPVVLLLLLGIRGITLPGAATGLNYLFQPNFAKLADARVWANAFGQIFFSLSVAFGIMIAYGSYNSKKNDVANNAIITALGNSATSFLAGIAVFSVLGYMAQQMNVQVNEVVSGGVGLAFVVYPQAISLIPGGPIVQSIIGLAFFIMLLTLGIDSAFSLVEAIEAAAGDKFKVNKKSFLIGFSILGFIFGLLFATQGGLYWLDIIDHFMGTYALLVVGILESIVIGWIFGADRLRKYINSVSEIKIGGWFDLSLKFVIPIVLIIILGLNIFDEIKNPYGGYPAWALATGFIVFILVPILAIIFAKMPSKDEKYSVQVTEITLEEE, encoded by the coding sequence GTGGCAAGGCAAAAGTGGGGTTCAAGGTGGGCTTTTGTTTTAGCAGCTATAGGTTCAGCTGCTGGATTAGGTAACGCATGGCGTTTCCCTTATATGGCATATCAAAACGGTGGAGGAGCTTTCTACATTCCTTATTTTGTAGCATTATTCATTGCGGGTATTCCCATCTTAATGGCCGAATTTGCTATTGGTCAAGGATTCCAATCAAGTGCTCCAAAAGCATTAGGAAAAGTTTCTAAAAATGCTGAATTTATTGGTTGGTGGGCTGTTATTACAGGTTCTATTATTACATTTTATTATAATGTAATTATGGCTTGGATCTTCAATTACTTATATCATTCATTAGGTGTTGCTTGGAAAAATGATCCTAAGGGATTTTTCTTTGGAGATTTCTTAAAATTAACTGATGGGCCTGGACAATTAGGCGGATTAAGATGGCCTATTGTTATTGGATTATTAATCTCATGGTTATGGATATATATGATTTTAAGAAAAGGTACAGAATCTGTTGGAAAAACTGTTATGTGGACTGTACCATTGCCTGTAGTTTTATTGCTATTATTGGGTATTAGAGGAATAACATTACCAGGTGCTGCAACAGGTTTAAATTATTTATTCCAACCAAATTTTGCTAAATTAGCTGATGCAAGAGTTTGGGCTAATGCATTTGGTCAGATTTTCTTTTCATTAAGTGTTGCTTTCGGTATCATGATTGCATATGGAAGTTATAATAGCAAAAAAAATGATGTCGCTAATAATGCAATCATCACTGCATTAGGAAATTCTGCTACATCTTTCTTAGCCGGTATAGCTGTTTTCTCAGTATTAGGATATATGGCTCAACAAATGAACGTTCAGGTAAATGAAGTTGTTAGTGGTGGTGTAGGATTAGCATTTGTTGTTTATCCACAAGCAATATCATTAATTCCAGGTGGTCCTATTGTACAATCAATTATAGGCTTGGCATTTTTCATTATGTTGCTGACACTTGGTATTGATTCTGCTTTTTCATTAGTAGAAGCAATCGAAGCTGCTGCTGGTGACAAATTTAAAGTTAACAAAAAATCTTTCTTAATTGGATTTTCAATATTAGGATTTATTTTTGGTTTATTATTTGCTACACAGGGTGGTTTATACTGGTTAGATATAATAGATCATTTTATGGGGACATATGCATTATTAGTTGTTGGTATTCTTGAATCAATTGTAATCGGATGGATATTTGGTGCAGATAGATTAAGAAAATACATAAATTCAGTATCAGAAATAAAAATTGGCGGATGGTTTGATCTTTCACTAAAATTTGTTATTCCTATTGTATTGATCATAATTTTAGGACTTAATATATTTGATGAAATCAAAAATCCATATGGTGGCTATCCAGCATGGGCATTGGCAACAGGATTTATCGTATTTATATTGGTACCTATTTTGGCAATTATATTTGCTAAAATGCCATCTAAAGACGAGAAGTATAGTGTCCAGGTTACAGAAATTACTTTAGAAGAAGAGTAA
- a CDS encoding MetS family NSS transporter small subunit: MTGSAIFFMIFAGVVLFGGLGWSLNIAAKANKK; encoded by the coding sequence ATGACAGGAAGTGCTATATTTTTTATGATTTTTGCCGGTGTTGTTTTATTTGGTGGTTTAGGTTGGTCTTTAAACATAGCAGCTAAAGCTAATAAAAAATAA
- a CDS encoding aldose epimerase family protein, with amino-acid sequence MKYYNLKSLYIENEYIKVDVIPELGAKIASIYYKPQKFEVLFQPPKKRYKIARYGDSFEKYDTSGIDEMFPNIDEGIYPFEEFYGKKLPDHGELWSIPWKCKKIHNSIFCEVKSPKFNYIFKRTIELNNNSITFNYSVKNLNNHLFRGFWAFHGLLAIDNNSEIILDGINKVLNIKKDSKYLGNGENICDYPIYNNYYLNKFLPVESKNTEKFYLLDKIDSAEVTLNNNKLLYEIYFKDIPYVGVWKNEGGFKGEYNCAIEPCNGFYDSLEIAKKHGKYLTFEPNEEKNWCLTITLKNFFNL; translated from the coding sequence ATGAAATATTATAACTTAAAGTCATTATATATTGAAAATGAGTATATCAAAGTGGATGTTATACCAGAACTAGGTGCAAAAATTGCATCCATATATTATAAACCACAAAAATTTGAGGTTTTATTCCAGCCGCCAAAAAAAAGGTACAAAATTGCAAGATATGGTGATTCTTTTGAAAAATATGATACTTCTGGAATTGATGAAATGTTTCCAAATATAGATGAAGGCATTTATCCTTTTGAAGAATTTTATGGCAAAAAACTGCCTGATCATGGTGAATTATGGAGTATTCCGTGGAAATGTAAAAAAATACATAATAGTATATTTTGTGAAGTTAAAAGCCCTAAATTTAATTATATTTTTAAGAGAACTATTGAATTAAATAATAATAGTATTACATTCAATTACTCAGTAAAAAATCTAAACAATCATTTATTTAGAGGATTTTGGGCATTTCATGGACTACTTGCAATAGACAATAATAGCGAAATTATTTTAGATGGTATAAATAAAGTACTAAACATAAAAAAAGATAGTAAATATTTAGGAAATGGAGAAAACATTTGTGATTACCCCATATATAATAATTATTATCTAAACAAATTTTTACCTGTTGAATCTAAAAATACGGAAAAATTTTATTTATTAGATAAAATTGACTCTGCAGAAGTTACTTTAAATAATAATAAATTGTTATACGAAATTTATTTTAAAGATATTCCTTATGTTGGAGTATGGAAAAATGAAGGTGGTTTTAAAGGTGAATATAATTGTGCAATAGAACCATGTAATGGTTTCTATGACTCGCTTGAAATAGCCAAAAAACATGGAAAATACTTAACTTTTGAGCCAAATGAAGAAAAAAATTGGTGTCTAACCATAACACTTAAAAATTTTTTTAATTTATGA
- a CDS encoding iron-containing alcohol dehydrogenase → MKNFVFHNPTKLIFGENTIKEIGKEIKNHGIKKILLHYGGGSIKKNGVYDVVINSLKENNIEWIEVSGVKPNPRLSKVYEGIKIAKENNVEGILAVGGGSVIDSSKAIAGGFYYDGDIWDAYSGKYNIEKALPLFTVLTLSATGSEMNGNSVITKEETKQKWATHSKALYPKVSIIDPTAQYTLPTKQTINGAVDAISHVMEYYFDGTPGTEIQSQIAEGIIRTVIKSTEILLNNPKDYDARSNLAWSATLALNGLLMAGSSGGDWSSHGLEHSVSALFDIAHGEGLAIIFPAWLEYVKNEDIDKFDRFAKEIFNIDTGNPSTDAKLGIEALKEWYKKIGQPISLKEIGATENDIDKLVENAVQRAPMGKLKKLGEKEIRDIYLIALNNK, encoded by the coding sequence ATGAAAAATTTTGTTTTTCATAATCCAACAAAATTAATCTTTGGAGAAAATACCATAAAAGAAATTGGTAAAGAAATTAAAAATCATGGTATTAAAAAAATTTTATTGCACTATGGTGGAGGTTCAATAAAAAAGAATGGCGTTTATGATGTTGTAATTAATTCGCTTAAAGAAAATAACATAGAATGGATAGAAGTGTCTGGAGTTAAACCTAATCCCAGATTATCTAAAGTATATGAAGGTATTAAAATTGCTAAAGAAAACAATGTAGAAGGCATTTTAGCTGTAGGTGGTGGAAGTGTTATAGATTCTTCAAAAGCTATAGCTGGAGGATTTTATTATGATGGAGATATTTGGGATGCATATTCTGGGAAATATAATATAGAAAAAGCTTTACCTCTTTTCACTGTTTTAACTCTTTCAGCTACTGGTTCCGAAATGAACGGAAACTCTGTCATTACCAAAGAAGAAACTAAGCAAAAATGGGCAACTCATTCTAAGGCATTATATCCAAAAGTTTCTATTATAGATCCAACTGCACAATACACATTACCTACAAAACAAACTATAAATGGTGCTGTTGATGCGATAAGTCATGTAATGGAATATTATTTTGATGGAACTCCAGGAACAGAAATTCAATCACAAATAGCAGAAGGTATTATTAGAACAGTTATAAAAAGTACAGAAATTTTATTAAATAATCCTAAAGATTATGATGCTCGCTCTAATTTAGCTTGGAGTGCAACTTTAGCTTTAAATGGATTGTTGATGGCTGGATCTTCTGGAGGTGATTGGTCTAGCCACGGATTAGAACATTCTGTCTCTGCATTATTTGATATAGCTCATGGTGAAGGATTGGCTATTATATTCCCAGCATGGTTAGAATATGTAAAAAATGAAGATATTGATAAATTTGATAGATTTGCTAAAGAAATATTCAATATAGATACGGGAAATCCTTCTACAGATGCTAAACTTGGAATTGAAGCTTTAAAAGAATGGTATAAAAAAATAGGACAACCAATTTCATTAAAAGAAATAGGAGCTACAGAAAACGATATTGATAAATTAGTTGAAAATGCTGTTCAAAGAGCTCCAATGGGTAAGCTTAAAAAATTAGGCGAAAAAGAAATAAGAGACATATACCTTATAGCATTAAATAATAAATGA
- a CDS encoding TetR/AcrR family transcriptional regulator, whose translation MKKKRNVKEKLIESAIELFSKRWYDTVSVAEICRNAELSNGVFYNYFKNKQELFEFLLKDLLDVFEKEFYQFYGNTVEEKLKSFFNIVFEAAIKYKPLVTIFREGQYRFPKYEKKLRNIYIDILEKIFDRKINEVDYIYIIGGLRFLGIMSSYGWINLEEKNFYDMIFNGIFEEKVKENLFNLNIRDCEELEKTTKQVLIEAGIELFSKKGFHKVKIFEITNYVNLAVGTFYIYFSSKEEFLREIVKQISRKTRFFISRNIPEHLNRLEKEIVGIYLFLEFFSKNRNYYEIIREAEFVVKDEVKKYYEDFKKGYLENLENIKNDNKEMTAMFLMGISHYTGIEYLFENTIKNKEDFLMKLSEYLSRGILK comes from the coding sequence ATGAAAAAAAAGAGAAATGTAAAAGAAAAACTTATTGAATCTGCAATTGAATTATTTTCAAAACGCTGGTATGATACCGTTTCCGTAGCTGAAATTTGTAGAAATGCTGAATTATCAAATGGCGTATTTTATAATTATTTTAAAAATAAACAAGAACTTTTTGAGTTTTTATTAAAAGATTTATTAGATGTATTTGAAAAGGAATTTTATCAATTTTATGGTAATACTGTAGAAGAAAAACTAAAATCATTTTTCAATATAGTATTTGAAGCAGCAATAAAATATAAACCTCTTGTGACAATTTTTAGAGAAGGACAATATCGATTTCCAAAATATGAAAAAAAACTTAGAAATATATATATTGACATATTAGAAAAAATTTTTGATAGAAAAATTAATGAAGTAGATTACATATATATAATAGGTGGATTGAGATTTTTAGGGATTATGTCATCATATGGATGGATCAATCTAGAAGAAAAAAATTTTTATGACATGATTTTTAATGGTATTTTTGAAGAAAAAGTAAAAGAAAATTTATTTAATTTGAATATTAGGGATTGTGAAGAATTAGAAAAAACAACAAAGCAAGTTTTAATAGAAGCAGGCATAGAACTTTTTAGTAAAAAGGGATTTCATAAGGTTAAAATTTTTGAGATAACAAATTATGTTAATCTTGCTGTAGGGACATTTTATATTTATTTTTCAAGCAAAGAAGAATTTTTAAGGGAGATTGTAAAACAAATAAGTCGTAAAACGCGATTTTTCATTTCAAGGAATATACCTGAACATTTGAATAGATTGGAAAAAGAAATTGTCGGTATATATTTGTTTTTAGAATTTTTTTCTAAAAATAGAAACTATTACGAGATAATAAGAGAAGCTGAATTTGTCGTTAAGGATGAAGTAAAAAAATATTATGAAGATTTTAAAAAAGGATATTTAGAAAATTTAGAAAATATTAAAAATGATAATAAAGAAATGACAGCGATGTTTTTAATGGGTATTTCACATTATACGGGTATTGAGTATTTATTTGAAAATACTATAAAAAATAAAGAAGATTTTTTGATGAAACTATCAGAATATTTATCCCGTGGAATATTGAAATGA
- a CDS encoding alpha/beta fold hydrolase — MKQSLYILLFGVILGLIFISKPFILLIFSSILIFSISALGLNIISGYAGQISIGHGAFMAIGAYTTAYLTLNFHMPFVVNLFISIVLSAILGLLIGLPALRLKGFYLAIATMAFGIAIEQLIGAIEPLGGHIGLRNIPSLIKNDFGMYIINLIFYVILTFFALKIVNSPIGIKYKMVRESEVASKAYGINISYIKLHAFVISAILGGISGTLYAHTLGYVSPSDFGLSTSLNLLAMIIIGGISTIHGGLIGATIITGLPFLFSRSSIPMSLIFGTLLIIFVLFFPKGIFYGLLMGFYKYFEIPYVKIKKSAWRRKNMGEKYIEVNNKKICYYENGNGKPVIMIHGNFASARWYQKVMDIEGYHTYAMDLPNFGRSDRIEKCDIDLYADYVKMFMDKLQIEKAIIVGHSLGGAVAQSLSFRYPEKSEKMILIDSAPIDGLKTPEEYYPILEMYKGNKTLLKQALNGIMPENKDEKLLDELTNEALLMKEECFTGNARALEKINYVNLAKNYKNKVLFIVGKKDLLITEEMAKNTIRYLKGEIKIIEHVGHSVIVEDPELFKEIMKNF; from the coding sequence ATGAAGCAATCATTATATATTTTATTATTTGGTGTAATATTGGGTTTAATATTTATATCTAAACCATTTATTTTATTGATTTTTTCAAGTATTTTAATATTTTCTATATCTGCATTAGGTTTAAATATTATATCGGGATATGCTGGACAAATTTCTATTGGTCATGGAGCATTTATGGCAATTGGTGCATATACTACAGCATATTTAACTTTAAATTTTCATATGCCTTTTGTTGTAAATTTATTTATTTCTATAGTATTATCAGCAATATTAGGATTGTTAATAGGATTGCCAGCTCTGAGATTAAAAGGATTTTACTTAGCAATTGCTACAATGGCATTTGGTATTGCAATTGAGCAATTAATAGGTGCAATAGAACCACTGGGTGGACATATAGGATTAAGAAATATACCATCATTAATTAAAAATGACTTTGGAATGTATATAATTAATTTAATTTTTTATGTTATATTAACTTTTTTTGCTTTAAAAATAGTAAATTCACCTATTGGTATAAAATATAAAATGGTAAGAGAAAGCGAAGTGGCTTCTAAAGCCTATGGGATAAATATATCATATATAAAACTTCATGCATTTGTTATTAGTGCTATTTTAGGTGGAATTTCTGGAACATTATATGCGCATACATTAGGATATGTTTCTCCATCTGATTTTGGTTTATCCACATCATTGAATTTATTAGCTATGATTATTATAGGAGGGATTTCTACAATACATGGGGGATTAATAGGCGCTACCATTATAACTGGATTACCATTTTTATTTTCAAGATCTTCAATACCAATGTCTTTAATTTTTGGAACACTATTAATAATATTTGTGTTGTTTTTTCCAAAAGGTATTTTTTACGGATTATTAATGGGATTTTATAAGTATTTTGAGATACCATATGTTAAAATAAAAAAAAGTGCATGGAGGCGAAAAAATATGGGGGAAAAATATATTGAAGTTAACAATAAGAAAATTTGTTATTATGAGAATGGTAATGGAAAACCTGTTATAATGATACATGGAAATTTTGCATCTGCTCGTTGGTATCAAAAAGTTATGGATATTGAAGGATATCATACATATGCCATGGATTTACCTAATTTTGGTAGAAGTGATAGAATAGAAAAATGTGATATAGATTTATATGCAGATTATGTGAAAATGTTTATGGATAAATTACAGATAGAAAAAGCTATTATAGTAGGACATTCTTTGGGAGGAGCAGTTGCTCAATCTTTAAGTTTTAGATACCCAGAAAAATCCGAAAAAATGATTTTGATTGATTCAGCACCAATTGACGGATTAAAAACACCTGAGGAATATTACCCTATTTTGGAAATGTATAAAGGTAATAAAACATTATTAAAACAAGCTTTAAATGGAATTATGCCAGAAAATAAAGATGAAAAACTCCTCGATGAATTAACTAATGAAGCATTATTAATGAAAGAAGAATGTTTTACAGGAAATGCAAGAGCATTAGAAAAAATTAATTATGTAAATTTAGCAAAAAATTATAAGAATAAAGTTTTATTCATTGTGGGTAAAAAGGATTTATTAATAACTGAAGAAATGGCTAAAAACACTATTCGATATTTAAAAGGCGAAATAAAAATTATTGAACATGTAGGACATTCTGTAATTGTTGAAGATCCTGAGTTATTTAAGGAGATAATGAAAAATTTTTGA
- a CDS encoding branched-chain amino acid ABC transporter permease has translation MLILQSIILGIPQGALYGLMAFGIALIFRSVGVMNFAHGHAGMIATFFAFTIYTITNSLIISILSALFFGFFLGYLIDKILKPIKHISHGGMLIVTLGLLMIFEGLSVLIWGTDYQSFPELFTGPPLIMHLGENILVMPINDLGITIISLSVAIIMALFLKFTKLGTAIRARSQDEIGAGVVGISINKIDSIVWGIGIMLSALVGILIAPKEYIHPNMMINMQLYGFTAGVLGGFSSLFGAIFGGIILGILEKIVGMYISPDFQLSIVLALIIIMLVVKPSGIFSKGFEGRV, from the coding sequence ATGTTGATATTACAGAGTATTATTTTAGGAATACCACAAGGAGCATTATATGGACTAATGGCTTTTGGAATAGCTTTAATATTTAGAAGTGTGGGAGTTATGAATTTTGCTCATGGACATGCAGGAATGATAGCAACATTTTTTGCATTTACAATATATACAATTACTAATAGTTTAATTATATCAATATTGTCAGCATTATTTTTCGGATTTTTTCTTGGATATTTAATAGATAAAATACTAAAACCTATAAAACATATATCTCATGGTGGAATGTTAATTGTTACTTTAGGATTATTGATGATATTTGAAGGACTGAGTGTATTAATTTGGGGAACTGATTATCAATCTTTTCCAGAATTATTTACAGGTCCACCATTAATAATGCATTTAGGAGAAAATATATTAGTTATGCCTATAAATGATTTGGGAATTACAATTATTTCGCTTTCGGTGGCTATTATAATGGCATTATTTTTGAAATTTACTAAATTAGGAACTGCAATAAGAGCAAGATCTCAAGATGAAATTGGTGCTGGTGTAGTAGGAATTAGTATAAACAAAATAGATTCCATAGTGTGGGGTATAGGAATTATGCTCTCTGCTTTAGTAGGTATTTTAATAGCTCCTAAAGAATATATACATCCTAATATGATGATTAATATGCAATTATATGGATTTACTGCGGGTGTTTTAGGTGGTTTTTCTAGTTTATTTGGAGCTATTTTTGGTGGGATTATTTTAGGGATACTTGAAAAAATAGTTGGTATGTATATTTCTCCTGATTTTCAATTATCTATAGTGTTAGCTTTAATTATTATTATGTTAGTGGTAAAGCCCTCTGGAATATTTTCTAAAGGTTTTGAAGGGAGAGTTTAA
- a CDS encoding ABC transporter ATP-binding protein — MLKINNLIVNYGHVNAVKGISFEIKKGEIVSILGANGAGKTSTLFGILKLVKSKRELFFNEEDISKENTQKLVKRGIILCPENRRIFPGLNVEENLKMGSFIRGDEKNNLEKVYNLFPILKDRKKQFAGSLSGGEQQMLAVGRALMSDPKILMLDEPSLGLAPIIVDEIFNVLIELKKEGISILLVEQNAIKALKISDRAYILETGKIVHSGNAKKMLQDEKIKKAYLGR; from the coding sequence ATGCTTAAAATAAATAATTTGATAGTTAATTATGGTCATGTAAATGCAGTTAAAGGTATTTCATTTGAAATAAAAAAAGGAGAAATAGTTTCTATATTAGGTGCTAATGGCGCCGGTAAAACATCAACATTATTTGGAATTCTGAAATTAGTAAAAAGTAAAAGAGAATTATTTTTTAATGAGGAAGATATTTCTAAAGAAAACACTCAAAAATTAGTAAAAAGGGGTATTATACTTTGCCCGGAAAATAGAAGGATTTTTCCAGGATTAAATGTTGAAGAAAATTTGAAAATGGGAAGTTTTATTCGTGGAGATGAAAAAAATAATTTGGAAAAGGTGTATAACCTTTTTCCAATTTTAAAAGATAGAAAAAAACAATTTGCTGGTTCATTATCTGGCGGAGAACAACAAATGTTAGCTGTTGGAAGAGCATTAATGAGTGATCCCAAAATATTGATGCTTGACGAGCCTTCTTTAGGTTTAGCCCCTATTATAGTTGATGAAATATTTAATGTATTAATTGAATTAAAAAAAGAAGGAATTTCTATTTTGTTAGTTGAGCAAAATGCTATTAAAGCTTTAAAAATAAGTGATAGAGCATATATTTTGGAAACAGGTAAAATAGTACATTCAGGCAATGCTAAAAAAATGCTTCAAGATGAAAAAATAAAAAAAGCTTATCTTGGTAGGTGA
- a CDS encoding ABC transporter ATP-binding protein codes for MLEIKNVTVKFGGLTAVKNMSMTIEKGKIHSLIGPNGAGKTTLFNVITGVVKPVSGEVIFQGKNLLKVKPEEIIYKGITRTFQNLQLFNFLNVYENIYSGIVHNFNGDIIQLINGKSKSFEKDIRDKILGIAELLGIKNRLSSYPTQLSYGILKRIEIARAIVSEPKIILFDEPAAGLNTEETNEIEDIFKLINKKREITILLVEHDMSLVMNISDKITVMSFGEKIAEGTPDEIANNEEVIKVYLGENENA; via the coding sequence ATGCTTGAAATAAAAAATGTAACAGTTAAATTTGGTGGTTTAACTGCAGTAAAGAATATGAGCATGACTATTGAGAAAGGGAAAATACATTCATTAATTGGTCCGAATGGTGCTGGCAAAACCACATTATTTAATGTAATAACAGGTGTTGTAAAACCTGTAAGTGGTGAAGTAATTTTCCAAGGAAAAAATTTATTAAAAGTTAAGCCTGAAGAAATAATATATAAAGGAATAACAAGAACATTTCAAAATTTGCAATTATTTAATTTTTTAAATGTGTATGAGAACATATATTCTGGTATTGTACATAATTTTAATGGAGATATTATTCAATTGATTAATGGGAAATCAAAAAGTTTTGAAAAAGATATTAGGGATAAAATTCTTGGAATTGCTGAGTTATTAGGTATAAAAAATAGATTATCTTCTTATCCAACGCAACTTTCGTATGGTATTTTAAAAAGGATAGAAATAGCTCGAGCTATAGTTTCAGAACCGAAAATTATTTTATTTGATGAGCCAGCTGCAGGATTAAATACTGAAGAAACCAACGAAATTGAAGATATCTTTAAATTAATTAATAAAAAAAGAGAAATTACTATATTATTAGTAGAGCATGATATGAGTTTGGTTATGAACATTTCAGATAAAATAACTGTTATGAGTTTTGGAGAAAAAATTGCAGAAGGAACGCCTGATGAAATAGCTAATAATGAAGAAGTAATAAAAGTATATTTGGGGGAGAATGAGAATGCTTAA
- a CDS encoding ABC transporter substrate-binding protein — MKKVLLVVLSIVLMMSFVFAEDGVTDTEIKIGTFQAMSGPVAVIGQSVANGMNAYFNYINENGGVYGRKINLIVADDQFNPAKTTVEVKRMIENDKVFALVGGLGTPGNLAVMDYVNEKKVPYVYQASGSSLLAIPPKKYIFPVQPNYTLEGNIVMNYLVKTKRSKKIAIVYRNDDAGKEFLKSALETLKDKYGMKPVETIAINPTANDFSTEITKLIAKQPDAIAVMLFIPQSVNFVKQAKQYGLKRQKYVLTYANSDASYIYLAKDAAEGVEAMAWVNVDFSKPDLKPFQIYKKYYNQMPNAYAIAGMIAAEVFVEGLQRAGKDLTRENLVKALESMNKWSGMLAHEITYKPYDPNDNTCRLGKQSMYVLRVRKGVWTQMTNWIYYDK; from the coding sequence ATGAAAAAGGTATTATTAGTAGTTTTAAGTATTGTTTTAATGATGAGTTTTGTTTTTGCAGAAGATGGAGTTACTGATACAGAGATAAAGATAGGAACATTTCAGGCTATGTCTGGACCAGTTGCAGTTATTGGTCAAAGTGTTGCAAATGGCATGAATGCATATTTTAATTACATTAATGAAAATGGTGGAGTTTATGGAAGAAAAATTAATTTGATAGTTGCTGATGACCAATTTAATCCTGCAAAAACTACAGTTGAAGTAAAAAGAATGATAGAAAATGATAAGGTTTTTGCATTAGTAGGTGGATTAGGAACTCCGGGAAACTTAGCAGTAATGGATTATGTAAACGAAAAAAAGGTTCCATATGTATATCAGGCTAGTGGATCATCATTATTAGCTATACCACCTAAAAAATATATATTTCCAGTTCAACCGAATTATACTTTGGAAGGTAATATTGTAATGAATTATTTAGTCAAAACAAAAAGATCAAAAAAAATAGCTATAGTATATAGAAATGATGATGCCGGTAAAGAATTTTTAAAATCTGCACTAGAAACATTAAAAGATAAATATGGAATGAAGCCTGTAGAAACTATTGCGATTAATCCAACTGCTAACGATTTCTCAACAGAAATTACTAAATTAATTGCAAAGCAACCAGATGCAATTGCTGTAATGTTATTTATACCTCAATCAGTTAATTTTGTAAAACAGGCAAAACAATATGGATTAAAAAGACAAAAATATGTATTAACTTACGCTAATTCAGATGCTTCTTATATATATTTAGCCAAAGACGCTGCAGAAGGTGTAGAAGCTATGGCATGGGTAAATGTAGATTTTTCTAAACCTGATTTAAAACCTTTCCAAATTTATAAAAAATATTATAATCAAATGCCTAATGCATATGCTATTGCTGGTATGATAGCAGCAGAAGTTTTTGTTGAAGGATTACAAAGAGCAGGTAAAGATTTAACTAGAGAAAATTTAGTGAAAGCGCTGGAAAGCATGAATAAATGGTCTGGGATGTTAGCTCATGAAATAACATATAAACCATATGATCCAAATGATAATACTTGTAGATTAGGTAAGCAATCAATGTATGTACTAAGAGTTAGAAAAGGTGTTTGGACACAAATGACAAATTGGATTTATTATGATAAATAA